A section of the Methanosarcina mazei S-6 genome encodes:
- a CDS encoding CARDB domain-containing protein has product MIITIIIPGIVSVAIAADEDIPFEDDGNSTVLLPDLVIEDIYLSTNSPGAGEQITVTATVTNQGNTASGSTNLIYYSNGNGIGESPVPEMEAGKSEEISFSWTPETESTAEISAKVDEENLVEEGNEDNNVKTAGFITFKKENLPDLIINSINHPQYPSPGKPKTIGISVINNGAASSGETKLMLYIDGRPAREWDIPGLSGGESDYKSYTWIPILEGSAEIKAVVDENNQVTESDEENNEKTATITVAIDFLPDLIIEDIVPETEGELGKPLNLILKVKNQGTFASEEAVAEYYINGTAPDQEGINIPALPAGTGADVSFSLIPDREGQMEVKAFIDSGKSVYESNEDNNQFSKIVNVKTKLPDLIIESVSLTPEAPRIGDSVTFTVSVKNRGLSDSGSSELRYQINGANKTYSSTLSVPPVVTGETVKSTFSWVPEEDGNLNMELVADSGSAIRENDETNNKLTRNIAVSKQATYTNGRSSGSSSGSGSSSKSNSMGSGVSKEPARNVEVKELDTRNIMSGYHVKYDFAKNATCVTYVEFEPRKTFKKTTATVEVLKEKSIFVQKQPPGRIYKQLNIWLGNKGAGREDSLKNAYTGFKVEKDWIKNNSVEESNIALLWYDSKWKPLKTEKTGEDDDYVYFRAETIAYSCFAIGEYKGEEGTVKETTDDEGIQETLRSWEGGGKAILNSSAEREDDIQKKPMGVAKILLAISLPLFMILVEYFVLKKKI; this is encoded by the coding sequence TTGATAATAACGATTATAATTCCTGGAATTGTGTCCGTTGCAATTGCTGCAGATGAGGATATACCTTTTGAGGATGACGGAAATTCAACGGTCTTACTGCCTGACCTGGTAATTGAGGATATTTACCTGAGCACAAACTCTCCTGGTGCCGGGGAACAGATAACTGTTACAGCTACCGTCACAAATCAGGGGAATACAGCATCGGGATCAACAAACCTGATATATTATAGCAACGGAAATGGGATCGGAGAAAGCCCAGTTCCTGAAATGGAAGCCGGAAAAAGTGAAGAAATATCGTTCTCATGGACCCCTGAAACCGAAAGTACAGCTGAGATAAGTGCGAAAGTAGACGAAGAAAATCTGGTGGAAGAAGGAAATGAGGATAATAACGTCAAAACTGCAGGCTTCATCACTTTCAAAAAGGAAAACCTCCCGGACCTGATAATAAATTCGATTAACCACCCTCAATATCCCTCTCCAGGAAAGCCCAAGACCATAGGAATAAGTGTGATAAACAATGGAGCTGCCAGTTCGGGAGAGACAAAACTTATGCTCTACATTGACGGAAGACCTGCTAGAGAATGGGACATACCCGGACTGTCAGGAGGGGAGAGTGATTATAAATCTTACACCTGGATTCCGATATTAGAAGGATCTGCAGAAATAAAAGCCGTGGTTGACGAAAATAACCAGGTAACCGAGAGCGATGAAGAAAATAATGAAAAAACAGCCACCATAACAGTAGCAATAGATTTTCTTCCGGACCTGATAATTGAAGATATTGTTCCTGAGACTGAGGGAGAACTGGGAAAGCCGCTTAACCTTATTCTTAAAGTAAAAAACCAGGGAACTTTTGCCTCTGAAGAAGCTGTAGCAGAATACTACATTAACGGAACTGCCCCAGATCAGGAGGGTATAAATATTCCAGCCTTACCGGCAGGGACAGGGGCAGATGTCTCCTTCTCTCTGATTCCGGACAGAGAAGGGCAGATGGAAGTAAAAGCGTTTATCGATTCCGGGAAATCTGTTTACGAAAGTAATGAAGACAATAACCAGTTTTCAAAAATCGTGAACGTAAAAACAAAACTCCCTGACCTGATAATTGAATCAGTCTCATTGACTCCGGAAGCTCCCAGAATAGGAGATAGCGTTACTTTCACGGTATCGGTAAAGAACAGAGGGCTCAGCGATTCTGGAAGCAGCGAACTTAGATATCAGATAAACGGAGCCAATAAAACCTACAGCAGCACGTTATCAGTACCTCCGGTTGTCACAGGAGAAACCGTAAAAAGCACCTTTTCCTGGGTACCTGAAGAAGATGGGAATTTGAATATGGAACTTGTAGCTGACTCCGGAAGTGCTATACGTGAAAATGACGAGACAAACAATAAATTAACCAGGAATATCGCTGTCTCCAAACAGGCTACCTACACAAATGGAAGGAGCTCAGGTTCCAGTTCAGGAAGTGGCAGCAGTAGCAAAAGCAACAGCATGGGTAGCGGTGTTTCTAAAGAGCCTGCAAGAAATGTAGAAGTTAAAGAGCTGGATACAAGAAACATCATGAGCGGCTACCATGTAAAATATGATTTTGCGAAAAATGCAACCTGTGTCACATATGTTGAATTTGAACCCAGGAAGACGTTTAAGAAAACAACAGCAACTGTAGAAGTCCTCAAAGAGAAATCCATTTTTGTCCAGAAGCAGCCGCCTGGAAGAATATATAAGCAGCTTAACATCTGGTTGGGAAATAAAGGGGCAGGTCGTGAGGACTCTCTCAAAAATGCCTATACAGGGTTCAAAGTGGAAAAGGACTGGATAAAAAATAACAGTGTTGAAGAATCCAATATAGCCCTCCTATGGTACGACAGTAAATGGAAGCCTCTGAAAACTGAAAAAACAGGTGAAGATGATGACTACGTTTATTTCAGGGCAGAAACCATTGCTTACTCCTGCTTTGCAATAGGCGAATATAAAGGAGAAGAGGGAACTGTGAAGGAGACCACCGACGACGAAGGAATACAGGAAACCCTGAGAAGCTGGGAAGGCGGCGGGAAGGCGATCCTGAACAGCAGTGCAGAAAGAGAAGACGATATTCAGAAGAAGCCGATGGGTGTAGCAAAGATACTTCTTGCGATCTCTCTGCCTCTGTTTATGATTCTTGTGGAATATTTCGTTCTGAAGAAAAAGATCTAA
- a CDS encoding DUF5518 domain-containing protein gives MGRTISGALIGMVLTFVFYFIPVVNSVAPLLGGFLAGYYADGGFEGGLKSGVLMTVFMIIPVFLLGGVLGTVLRNSPVLGGFIAASTLIVALVVIIHTAITGIIGSVAGALVAGR, from the coding sequence ATGGGCAGAACTATCAGCGGTGCATTAATAGGTATGGTTCTTACTTTTGTTTTTTATTTTATTCCGGTGGTAAATTCCGTAGCTCCTCTTCTCGGAGGCTTTCTGGCTGGTTATTATGCAGACGGCGGGTTTGAAGGAGGGCTTAAGTCAGGAGTATTGATGACTGTTTTCATGATAATCCCTGTCTTCCTGCTTGGCGGGGTTCTTGGGACTGTACTGCGCAATTCTCCAGTTCTGGGGGGATTTATAGCAGCCTCTACTTTAATAGTTGCACTGGTTGTCATAATTCATACTGCAATAACAGGCATTATTGGTTCTGTAGCAGGAGCTCTTGTAGCTGGAAGATAA
- a CDS encoding SemiSWEET family sugar transporter, whose product MIGYIAGALTTVAFAPQLIKALKTGSTKDVSLLMLFCSTSGMALWLIHGIQVNDTAIIAANTISVILAASLLGLKIKNDYVDLFLSFNRKERGFENKNASLRK is encoded by the coding sequence ATGATCGGCTATATCGCAGGTGCCCTGACAACGGTAGCTTTTGCCCCTCAGCTCATTAAAGCCCTGAAAACCGGGTCAACAAAAGATGTATCACTCCTGATGCTGTTCTGTTCAACATCGGGTATGGCTCTCTGGCTAATTCATGGGATTCAGGTAAATGATACCGCAATAATTGCTGCAAACACTATTTCCGTTATACTGGCTGCCTCTCTTCTCGGACTCAAGATTAAAAATGACTATGTGGATTTGTTTTTGAGTTTTAACCGAAAAGAAAGAGGATTTGAAAATAAAAATGCTTCTCTCAGGAAGTAA